In a single window of the Schistocerca americana isolate TAMUIC-IGC-003095 chromosome X, iqSchAmer2.1, whole genome shotgun sequence genome:
- the LOC124555968 gene encoding proline-rich protein 36-like — MPPQPPQQRPRRPPQPPPQPPQQRPRRPPQPPPQPPQQQPRRPPQPPPQPPQQQPRRPPQPPPQPPQQQPRRPPQPPPQPPQQQPRRPPQPPPQPPQQQPRRPPQPPPQPPQQQPRRPPQPPPQPPQQQPLPAAPLLLAAPAAAAPLLLAAPAAAAPLLLAAPAAAAPLLLAAPAAAAPLLLAAPAAAAPLLLAAPAAAAPLLLAAPAAAAPLLLAAPAAAAPLLLAAPAAAAPLLLAAPAAAAPLLLAAPAAAAPLLLAAPAAAAPLLLAAPAAAAPLLLAAPAAAAPLLLAAPAAAAPLLLAAPAAAAPLLLAAPAAAAPLLLAAPAAAAPLLLAAPAAAAPLLLAAPAAAAPLLLAAPAAAAPLLLAAPAAAAPLLLAAPAAAAPLLLAAPAAAAPLLLAAPAAAAPLLLAAPAAAAPLLLAAPAAAAPLLLAAPAGIALFLLAGPEAATPLLHATPAGTATEVLSSLLGAP; from the exons ATGCCACCTCAGCCGCCCCAGCAGCGGCCGCGCCGCCCTCCACAACCGCCACCTCAGCCGCCCCAGCAGCGGCCGCGCCGCCCTCCACAACCGCCACCTCAGCCGCCCCAGCAGCAGCCGCGCCGCCCTCCACAACCGCCACCTCAGCCGCCCCAGCAGCAGCCGCGCCGCCCTCCACAACCGCCACCTCAGCCGCCCCAGCAGCAGCCGCGCCGCCCTCCACAACCGCCACCTCAGCCGCCCCAGCAGCAGCCGCGCCGCCCTCCACAACCGCCACCTCAGCCGCCCCAGCAGCAGCCGCGCCGCCCTCCACAACCGCCACCTCAGCCGCCCCAGCAGCAGCCGCGCCGCCCTCCACAACCGCCACCTCAGCCGCCCCAGCAGCAGCCGCTCC CGGCCGCGCCACTCCTCCTGGCCGCACCTGCAGCGGCCGCGCCACTCCTCCTGGCCGCACCTGCAGCGGCCGCGCCACTCCTCCTGGCCGCACCTGCAGCGGCCGCGCCACTCCTCCTGGCCGCACCTGCAGCGGCCGCGCCACTCCTCCTGGCCGCACCTGCAGCGGCCGCGCCACTCCTCCTGGCCGCACCTGCAGCGGCCGCGCCACTCCTCCTGGCCGCACCTGCAGCGGCCGCGCCACTCCTCCTGGCCGCACCTGCAGCGGCCGCGCCACTCCTCCTGGCCGCACCTGCAGCGGCCGCGCCACTCCTCCTGGCCGCACCTGCAGCGGCCGCGCCACTCCTCCTGGCCGCACCTGCAGCGGCCGCGCCACTCCTCCTGGCCGCACCTGCAGCGGCCGCGCCACTCCTCCTGGCCGCACCTGCAGCGGCCGCGCCACTCCTCCTGGCCGCACCTGCAGCGGCCGCGCCACTCCTCCTGGCCGCACCTGCAGCGGCCGCGCCACTCCTCCTGGCCGCACCTGCAGCGGCCGCGCCACTCCTCCTGGCCGCACCTGCAGCGGCCGCGCCACTCCTCCTGGCCGCACCTGCAGCGGCCGCGCCACTCCTCCTGGCCGCACCTGCAGCGGCCGCGCCACTCCTCCTGGCCGCACCTGCAGCGGCCGCGCCACTCCTCCTGGCCGCACCTGCAGCGGCCGCGCCACTCCTCCTGGCCGCACCTGCAGCGGCCGCGCCACTCCTCCTGGCCGCACCTGCAGCGGCCGCGCCACTCCTCCTGGCCGCACCTGCAGCGGCCGCGCCACTCCTCCTGGCCGCACCTGCAGCGGCCGCGCCACTCCTCCTGGCCGCACCTGCAGCGGCCGCGCCACTCCTCCTGGCCGCACCTGCAGCGGCCGCGCCACTCCTCCTGGCCGCACCTGCAGGGATTGCACTATTCCTCCTAGCTGGCCCAGAAGCAGCCACACCACTCCTCCATGCCACACCAGCTGGCACCGCAACTGAGGTCCTGTCTTCCCTCCTTGGTGCCCCATAA